GGCCTTTTCGGTCAACCTGCCGGCGGCGGACCAGGAGAATGTCGCGCGGGTTTTCGGCGGCATGACCACTGCCAAGGGCGTCGCCCGGTTTTCGGCGGGCTCGTGGGTGCGTGGAGAAGCCGGTGCGCCATTGCTGGTCGGCGCCCGCGCGGTCTTCGAGTGCCGCGTCGGTGAAATCATCGCGCGCGCCTCGCATCTCATCGTCATCGGCCTGGTCACGGGCGTCACGCTCGACCGCGCCGAGCGGGAGCCGATCTTCTACGCGCATGGGCGCTTCGTCACCTCGAACTTCCAGTAGCGGAGATCAACGGATGTCCATTGTCCTGTCCGGACGGCTGAAGGCACGGCTTGCAGCCAACGAAAAGCTCGGCGTGGTCTGGCTGACGCTCGGTCACGCCTCCATCGTCGAGATGGCCGCGCGAACCGGCACCGACGCCCTCGTCATCGATCTGCAGCATGGGCTGTGGGATCGCCGCTCCCTGGAAACGGCGGTGGGCATCACCGGCGGCGACGTGCCGACGATCGCGCGGGTCGCCGACTGTTCAACGACGGCGATCGGTTCGGCGCTGGACGCCGGATGCGACGGCGTTCTGGTGCCACTGATCGAGACGCGCGAACAGGCCGAACAGGCGGTCGCGGCCTCCCGCTTTCCGCCGCACGGCCATCGTTCCGGTGGTGGCGTCAGGCCGTTGGCAATCGGCTTTGGCACCTATCTCG
The genomic region above belongs to Mesorhizobium terrae and contains:
- a CDS encoding flavin reductase family protein, with amino-acid sequence MDATTTAGTLPAHGTVDPRGFKQGMRAMAGAVAILAAEDTEHGCFGLTATAVCSFSAEPPSLLACVHRNSTFASLTSQDMAFSVNLPAADQENVARVFGGMTTAKGVARFSAGSWVRGEAGAPLLVGARAVFECRVGEIIARASHLIVIGLVTGVTLDRAEREPIFYAHGRFVTSNFQ
- a CDS encoding HpcH/HpaI aldolase family protein yields the protein MSIVLSGRLKARLAANEKLGVVWLTLGHASIVEMAARTGTDALVIDLQHGLWDRRSLETAVGITGGDVPTIARVADCSTTAIGSALDAGCDGVLVPLIETREQAEQAVAASRFPPHGHRSGGGVRPLAIGFGTYLERADRVAVGIMIETAKGVENVEEIMTVPGLDFVLIGTGDLGISYAARGKDASAIEDACRLVKDACSRAGVPCGIFTGSLDKARQRRAEGYSLVVLASDVDVVRDAFDGAVRGFAEAAS